The Bombus vancouverensis nearcticus chromosome 3, iyBomVanc1_principal, whole genome shotgun sequence genomic sequence TAAGTAAATTAGCTTGAAATACATACatttatgtattatgtaaaacgtATCGTATGTTTAAGAAAAATTGTTACTTGTgtttttaaaaggaaataattattaaattagtaaataactATTTCGTAATTAACCTAATGAAACGGAACGATCAGTAAAAATAATTGGCACAAttgttacaaataattttatatatttatgactTCGATTCGAGAGACAAATTTATACATAATATGTAAACGGAATAATTGGGTAATATAAGATTGCACGGTTGAATTGAGATGAGAAGGTAACTAGTGAGGCAGGCAGGGGGAGGTGAGAATTGCAGGTAGAATTAACCCAGATGCATCACGAATGATACAAGTGCGTTCGTGCATGCAATGAATTCTCTTCGCGAAGTGctttataaaattatagtttGCTTATATCTGCTTTGCTGCTTTGTTGATAAATCGTAATATAATTATTGCTGATTGAATTTTCATCTGTGTATCTATTGCTGTgtagtaataattattatataagatatataagctgtaaatttgaatatataaaatgtatttgcATATCGTAGGACTTTATACGGTGCTGCAATATATTTTTAGGCAGATTCTACGATGCAGAAACAGTGTGGCACAACGATCATATCAAATGCACCAACACGCGCTAACGAACAGGGCATGTGTCCTACCTGTAACCGGCATTTTGGTGTCAAGGCATACGACAGACACGTGGCCTGGTGCAAGGAAAGAATTACACGAGCGCCGGTCAGCCCTGCGACGAACATCGCCAAGGAACGTCTTGAAGCAAGGATGAAATATCGGGCTCCAGTGTTGAAGAGTCGTCGACAAGCAACCCGCGAGAAGTATTCTACAGGCTCAGCGATCACCCTGAGTTCCGGCAACAAAACGTTGCCGACACTGGCAGCTAATAATAAAGCCAAAGAGAGCGCATCAGCACCGAGTTGCAACAAGACCAAAGACAACCCCGTTAAACAGAAATCGACTGTCGTGTAAGTTGCTTGACTTTTTCCAGGAAAAAGCGAATACTTTTTGGCATACGACTGAAATTCATTTATTTGAGCCTCGAACCTATCATAAACGAAGTTACCCTATCATAAATTGGTTCATGTGACCGGAGTACATATAACTTCGGTGATAAAATCTACCCTTTAACTATCTTTCGCCTTATAAATTCAATGACATCTTTCAGAAATCAAAACTTCACTTTTTTAATAACACGAACTTCTCAAATatctatacatacatatactctaatttttaattacttttacaaTTACAGCAGACGTCTTAGTCAAACGAGAGAGTCCTCCAGCCCTACGGTTCCGATGAAGTCACGATTGATAGATCGTATAAATAGGTATGTTGCCTTTGAATATACATAACCACAATCAATGTGCGTCTTAGGAAATACATACGTGGAGCTTAATTTAAGTACATGTTAGTAGCGTGCATGAGGAGAAGGAAAAGGGACAAGGTTGTTTTTAGTCAGAAATATTTAAGCGACAGCATGCATCAGATATTGATAAAGCCTGATGACCTTCTCCTGATGTCAGGCACACATCCTTGATCCTGTTTCCTCATCCTCAGACCACTGGAAGACGAGGCCGGACCGGTTACCTTTCGACCTGCTTCCCCTGTTAAAAGAACCTCTCACCTCCCTGTTCCGCCCTTAAAACATAAGAAAGAAAGTTTCGAAGAGTGCAACAGCGTCCCCTTGCCAAGATCGTACAGCAAACAATCGAAAAAGACGCAAGGAATAGTGAGACAAGATAAAACCACGAGCCAGAGAACTAAACAAGACGAGAAGCATCAACTATTACATTCTGCTAGATCATTGAAAGCGAACATCGTTTCAGCTAGAAGTCAAGGCAATCCAACATTAAACGATATTTCGATTAACGACGACATTATGGGTGTCACTGTGAAGTCATGCATCATATATAGAGAAAATCAGTTGATAACGTGGAAACAGCTTGTGGAAACAAATCAAGCGAAAGATGTGAAAGAAAGCATTAAGGATTTATCTTTGAACGAAAAGCAAATGGAAAATGTCGAATTTGCATTAAGTATGAATGTGGAAAACACGAATCGGTCGACTACGTCAACAACGTTGAATCAAACGTATTCGTTTAAAGATTCGCTAATGAGTGATAAAACTGATGACATGCATATTACGAGGAGTAAAAAATGGAAACCAGTAAGACATAGTCCTCGTGTGGAATTCTGTTTAGGAGATTTGGATAAAATGAGTCACATTTATACTTCTTCGATTAATTCCGTTGTCTCTGAAGAAGCGAACACAACAAGCGATTCTAGAAATTCTTGTAGGGATTTAAAACTGGGAACTCTTAAAACAAATGTGTCGAAGCATTCCGTAATAAAAGACGAAAGAATGATAAATAAAATGCGATCTCAAgaagataatttttattttgaaaccTCAGATGCAATATCGCCTTCTGAAAGTTTTAAATCATCGAGGGATAGAATTTTAGAGAAGAAGCAACTAAAACCGACCACTTCTGCTGATTCTTTTGCACAAGGTAATTTTGAAGATAATGCGGAGAATTCTTGTAATAATTTCAAAGTTATGCATTCACAAAAAAATTTGTGTGAAAATAGCGATATTCATGCATTGAATACCAATGTACCTATAATAAAAGGAACAGGACTATTAGATCGCAAAAATTTACAAACTATACATGCAAATGAAAGCGTTGGCGCGATAGAAGGAAATATAAAAGGAAACATACTGCCTTTACTTGAAGAAAATTTGCCGTCTTCAATTTCCTATGGACAATTTGCAGACATCTGCAAGATAAGTGAAcccgaaaaaaataaaaaaattgctaATAGTAATATGCAGGAAGCAAATCAAGAGGTAACTCAATTAATGTTACATAATGATCAACAAAATAATGAATGGAGTAaacgaaaatatattaaaactgCCGACAATGATAATGATGAACTTGATATTGATACAAAAAATTCGATTCAATCGGTACAAAGTCAATGTGAATATTCTACGAGAAATGAGAATATTAATAACGATGCGTTTCATAATTCTGAAACAAATTGGATAGAAATGGAAACTAATCCATTTGATACAGACGTTATGTTACAACCAACTAGATCAAGCACACCATTTAGGAACATTGAGAATTATTCGGAATTCAAATGCGAGGATTACGAAAATTTTAAGAAAGAATTATGCCTACTACCAGAAAATTCTGAATGGAAAGTGGAAATTGACACGCAAACAGGATCTGAGATGTTATATCGGGTTGAAAGCAGACATTCAAATTCTTTAAACTCCAGGCATTCGTCTCGTGGTAAGATTGGTGAATCGGAAAAGATTAATTTTGCAGTTAGTCCCTCTAACAATAGACATAACGAATGTAATAAGAATATAGAAGGTTCCTCAACAATTTCGTCTCCGATAGtacaaagagagagaaaagttTTGTTAAGAGATACGTGTTCCTtgttaaaaaagaaaggagaaagctTCTTGAACGTTACATCGCCAGTGCAGAAAGAAGAGCAAATAGAATTTCCAGAAGTGCACAAAAAAGAAGTTGCGaatcaaataaatatttgtaactGTCCGGCGGAAGTTTCCCTAAATTTCAAATGTGAGAACAATGTTGGCGAAGCATCTgttaatattaatgaaaattcCTTACATTCTGAGAGTCAAGTTTGCGATACATTGTTAAATACGAATGTTCTAGCAAATAATCTTATGGAAGAGTCTTCGGAAGCACAAAGTAAAAGAAAGTTTAGCGAAAGTAATTATAATTGCAATCTAACTGAATCTTTAGCGAATCATTTCGGTGTAAACCCGAAAAAAGATGATTGTTGTTATAAGAGAGAATATACTGTTATTgaagataataataattcaaagaATACGTCAAATATATCCGAGAAATCTGCCGTGAAAAAAGATGGCATAAGCGAAGAAGTGCAAGAAGTCTACAAAAATTGCTCGGTCAAAGATTTCGATTGCGATAGTGATAACAGCATCGAACGTCGTGTACAAGATAATATAAGTAACTTCAAATCTGTCACTGACAAAAACGATAGAACCAAGCAGAATTCCCGCAGTTTACGATCGATAGTTTTGTCAGAATCTTGCTTCAAATTAAGTCAACGAGTTCGATTGCATGACTCGTTAATAAATCGATCGGCCTTGAAACCACATCGACCGAAAACGATCGAGGTAGAAAATATGAGTATTTTGAATGAAAGCAGCGATAGTTTAGCATCATCCGTCGATGCAGTAGATCTCACGGATGTGAAGCAAGTCGAATCTGTTGAAGTGGAAACGATTGAGGAAATTGGTACAAGAAATAGAAGTATCAAATTTAGAATATTGCCGGAGATTAAAAGCCATATGATAATGAAAAAAAACTGCAACGAAAAGGAGAAAATCGATAATCAAACGTATTGGGAGAAGGCATCGAAAGCTTCGAAGAATAGATTGATCAATCTCGATCCACCGCATCAGGAGGCGAGCAGGTTTCTTAAGAGAAATCCAAAATTTCGCATTCTCCCATCTGTTCCCAGTAACTCTTCCTTGATATGTCACAGGTAGGAATAGGCTTGTTAGATTATTTTTCAGGATATTTATTAGTTCTTTATAGAACAAATCTTTATAATACGACGATAGTAATCAATTTCGCTCCTAGTaaagtaattttataaatttactttaaaataaatatgaagttGAATTGGAAATGTTATCTAAATCTATATTTCCTagataaacaatttaataatatgCTATCGATGTTGTCATTTGTAAcgtaatttattacaaattgaaaatatcaattttcattCACCGTTACGAAATGAAAACATCAATTTTATACTGTATTTAGATTTCGTAATGCACGTACAATATTATAGGAATATAAAACTGCCATTACGTCCCGTATGGAGCAATTATGTGCGCAGGAGACCGGATTTTAATCTCGTACTTAGCGGTAGAACGTAAGTCCCAGCAGGCTAAACAAACATTGTCAAGACAAATTTCTCACTTCTCGCAGAATTGTCATCAAGTTAGCTCATTTTGTCGAAACGACAGCTTCAAGCCAATTCTTATTATGATATCGTTAATTGTTCGAATCGCAAATTTAATTTTGGCACGTTCTTTAATGTATATTGTATCGCATGTGTGACTCCACACGAGTTTAACTATCATCACATTATACGAAGATTTACTTCGAAAATTGGTTAAAGAACATGCTTTGCATGTTTATCCCAGGCTGAAATGCTTCTCTGATATTTTGTGTACA encodes the following:
- the LOC117164099 gene encoding uncharacterized protein LOC117164099 — its product is MLCCVSRGAIAGADQGPPYDHCSTIEQLINLTEIVQVEQSRESDVPPILLPCAICARTFMPQSLDKHSKICERSANKKRKPFDSAKQRIQGTELAEFLPKQEKKRRSLDDKFSNTKSTWKQTHDDFLRAIRAARNEIADSTMQKQCGTTIISNAPTRANEQGMCPTCNRHFGVKAYDRHVAWCKERITRAPVSPATNIAKERLEARMKYRAPVLKSRRQATREKYSTGSAITLSSGNKTLPTLAANNKAKESASAPSCNKTKDNPVKQKSTVVRRLSQTRESSSPTVPMKSRLIDRINRPLEDEAGPVTFRPASPVKRTSHLPVPPLKHKKESFEECNSVPLPRSYSKQSKKTQGIVRQDKTTSQRTKQDEKHQLLHSARSLKANIVSARSQGNPTLNDISINDDIMGVTVKSCIIYRENQLITWKQLVETNQAKDVKESIKDLSLNEKQMENVEFALSMNVENTNRSTTSTTLNQTYSFKDSLMSDKTDDMHITRSKKWKPVRHSPRVEFCLGDLDKMSHIYTSSINSVVSEEANTTSDSRNSCRDLKLGTLKTNVSKHSVIKDERMINKMRSQEDNFYFETSDAISPSESFKSSRDRILEKKQLKPTTSADSFAQGNFEDNAENSCNNFKVMHSQKNLCENSDIHALNTNVPIIKGTGLLDRKNLQTIHANESVGAIEGNIKGNILPLLEENLPSSISYGQFADICKISEPEKNKKIANSNMQEANQEVTQLMLHNDQQNNEWSKRKYIKTADNDNDELDIDTKNSIQSVQSQCEYSTRNENINNDAFHNSETNWIEMETNPFDTDVMLQPTRSSTPFRNIENYSEFKCEDYENFKKELCLLPENSEWKVEIDTQTGSEMLYRVESRHSNSLNSRHSSRGKIGESEKINFAVSPSNNRHNECNKNIEGSSTISSPIVQRERKVLLRDTCSLLKKKGESFLNVTSPVQKEEQIEFPEVHKKEVANQINICNCPAEVSLNFKCENNVGEASVNINENSLHSESQVCDTLLNTNVLANNLMEESSEAQSKRKFSESNYNCNLTESLANHFGVNPKKDDCCYKREYTVIEDNNNSKNTSNISEKSAVKKDGISEEVQEVYKNCSVKDFDCDSDNSIERRVQDNISNFKSVTDKNDRTKQNSRSLRSIVLSESCFKLSQRVRLHDSLINRSALKPHRPKTIEVENMSILNESSDSLASSVDAVDLTDVKQVESVEVETIEEIGTRNRSIKFRILPEIKSHMIMKKNCNEKEKIDNQTYWEKASKASKNRLINLDPPHQEASRFLKRNPKFRILPSVPSNSSLICHRNIKLPLRPVWSNYVRRRPDFNLVLSGRTGRDYDPFLLAEQQMNDLLSDTSEQSVTDSQPIEQNQDSSFPLSHSSAFVKYPCQPSLSSPEKRSSLIAPPSEFDDLVSDFSSDSTETNSLSQEAFLKDLKENKEFKGSICKTKLEKKSPIRELGRRIIIDKSKALGGEVIDATNCGSRSFAGNSERVHKILDKVSTKVIRPNVNRSVSVRSSSASKTTPDRKNSNNSHEKRSFHKNSDTYKSSNNSLNSRNNNYTNLSSSNLSLSSIISSDVDIKRSNSVFDELMTSFENENSSFPSLKSFMKSDSLSVSSPVHGRQRNGQISDEELSSPESYKRQDYNKMSADSAYSSLNRKYSHHGRSTNDVVGCFDEDLLRNNRQDSDGVTNMTKCKMSKYCHRCGFKFPETAKFCCECGIKRLVL